Proteins from a single region of Paraburkholderia sp. ZP32-5:
- a CDS encoding iron-containing alcohol dehydrogenase, with protein sequence MSLINYMTRVRFGYGSLEALSEEAASAGIARPLVVTDKGVVAAGLLERVLARLADRKAATLFDATPANPHEAAVQDAARCFREADCDGIVALGGGSSIDLAKGVAVCARHDGELKRYAAIEGGAARITSNAAPIIAIPTTAGTGSEVGSGAILILADGRKLGVISPHLLPKAAICDPELTLTLPAALTAATGMDAIAHCVETFLAPAINYPAEAIAIDGLRRAWRHIETATFEPHNRIAREQMMSASMQGALAFQKGLGCVHSISHALGAIDPRLHHGTLNALLLPAVLSFNRTAQSVVDAHKMERIAEAIGVARVDAIVPAFRQLNARLGLPDGLRALGVTDAVFDALIDYAFQDRGHANNPRTPSREDYVAILNESM encoded by the coding sequence ATTTCGCTGATCAACTACATGACTCGCGTCCGCTTCGGCTACGGCAGTCTCGAAGCACTGAGCGAAGAGGCCGCGAGCGCGGGCATCGCGCGTCCACTCGTGGTCACGGACAAGGGCGTCGTCGCGGCGGGGCTGCTGGAGCGCGTGCTGGCGCGGCTGGCGGACCGCAAAGCCGCGACGCTGTTCGACGCGACGCCGGCGAATCCGCACGAGGCCGCGGTGCAGGACGCGGCGCGCTGCTTTCGTGAAGCGGATTGCGACGGCATCGTCGCGCTTGGCGGCGGATCGTCGATCGATCTCGCCAAAGGCGTCGCGGTGTGCGCGCGTCACGACGGCGAGCTGAAGCGATACGCGGCGATCGAAGGCGGCGCCGCGCGTATCACGTCGAACGCGGCGCCGATCATCGCAATTCCGACGACTGCCGGCACCGGCAGCGAGGTCGGCAGCGGCGCGATCCTGATCCTCGCGGATGGCCGCAAGCTCGGCGTGATCTCGCCGCATCTGCTACCGAAAGCCGCGATCTGCGACCCCGAACTGACGCTCACGTTACCCGCAGCACTGACCGCCGCGACCGGCATGGACGCGATCGCGCATTGCGTCGAAACCTTCCTCGCGCCCGCGATCAACTATCCGGCCGAGGCGATCGCTATCGACGGTCTGCGCCGCGCGTGGCGCCACATCGAGACCGCGACTTTCGAGCCGCATAACCGCATCGCGCGCGAGCAGATGATGAGCGCGTCGATGCAGGGTGCGCTTGCGTTCCAGAAAGGGCTCGGTTGCGTGCACAGCATCAGCCATGCGCTCGGCGCGATCGATCCGCGATTGCATCACGGCACGCTGAATGCGCTGCTATTGCCGGCGGTGCTGTCGTTCAACCGCACTGCGCAATCGGTGGTCGACGCGCACAAGATGGAGCGTATTGCCGAGGCGATCGGCGTGGCGCGCGTCGACGCAATCGTGCCCGCGTTCCGCCAGTTGAACGCACGCCTTGGCTTACCGGATGGCCTGCGCGCGCTCGGCGTGACCGACGCGGTGTTCGATGCACTGATCGATTATGCGTTCCAAGATCGTGGTCATGCGAACAATCCGCGCACGCCCAGCCGTGAAGATTACGTCGCGATACTGAACGAATCGATGTGA
- a CDS encoding transporter substrate-binding domain-containing protein, producing MKPMIRTLLAALVALSTSISAFANDWHTIRFATEGAYAPWNFVEPNGQLAGFDIDVTHDLCRRMKADCQIVAQSWDGIIPALNAGKYDAITAAMVITPARKAVVDFTIPYAVGARSFVVQKSGPLAKVGESQQVLLLDKDPQGVQKAVDALKPALKGMIVGVQTATTHAQFLDQFFKGVVQVREYKTSQDMMLDLSSGRIDAAFDGIAFIGGALDTPEGRALTFIGPRFNGGLFGEGSAITVRKGDTDLRDKLSAAIAAARDDGTLSRLSMKWFHIDIAPKK from the coding sequence ATGAAGCCGATGATCCGAACTTTGCTGGCCGCGCTCGTCGCGCTATCGACAAGCATCTCCGCGTTTGCCAATGACTGGCACACGATCCGTTTCGCGACCGAAGGCGCGTACGCACCATGGAATTTCGTCGAGCCGAACGGCCAGCTGGCCGGCTTCGACATAGACGTGACGCACGATCTCTGCCGCCGCATGAAGGCCGATTGCCAGATCGTCGCGCAATCGTGGGACGGCATCATCCCCGCGCTGAACGCCGGCAAATATGATGCGATTACCGCCGCGATGGTGATTACGCCTGCCCGTAAGGCGGTAGTCGATTTCACGATTCCGTATGCGGTCGGCGCTCGCAGCTTCGTCGTTCAGAAAAGCGGACCGCTCGCGAAAGTCGGCGAGTCGCAGCAAGTGCTGCTGCTCGACAAGGATCCGCAAGGCGTGCAGAAAGCGGTCGATGCGTTGAAGCCGGCGTTGAAGGGGATGATCGTCGGCGTGCAGACAGCGACGACGCATGCGCAGTTTCTCGATCAGTTCTTCAAGGGTGTCGTGCAGGTGCGCGAATACAAGACTTCGCAGGACATGATGCTCGACCTCAGTTCGGGGCGCATCGACGCGGCATTCGACGGCATTGCGTTTATCGGCGGTGCGCTCGACACGCCCGAAGGGCGCGCGCTGACCTTCATCGGACCACGCTTCAACGGCGGCCTGTTCGGCGAAGGCTCGGCGATCACAGTGCGCAAAGGGGACACTGATCTGCGCGACAAGCTCAGCGCCGCGATTGCCGCGGCGCGCGACGACGGCACGTTGAGCCGGCTGTCGATGAAGTGGTTTCACATCGACATCGCGCCGAAAAAATGA
- a CDS encoding methyl-accepting chemotaxis protein: MNIWRKLSIQHKLILSMTSCLLVFVAITSGLSFCLIGNAVRERVVQDELPTALNGIRADVQRQLAGPITASRSMAVNAFLQQWEADGEPEAGTAIWKRLAANMKADQKAAGVQWVSAVTGNYLTEAGLQRKITGQDGWLPAFLASGKPYEVNMDRDVSVGGYMMFINARVDGANGPMGVTGMALSVDSLARGIAGYKIGDTGFAYLVHPDGAIMMHRDSALVDGKHFLKDMPGLPGDATAALLAGKPYAYLSYAAPSGQRFIATSFIPELNAYVVVEVPQAQLLGPVQSAVRTASLIAAVVGLGVALTVILLVGRTIAAPVRRAASLLSEIASGRGDLTRRMTLESEDEVGQLADAFNRFVASMAALVLQVRAASSSIATGSTQIAMGNADLSQRTEEQAANLERTAASMEEITAAVKNNTDTARTAAGMASNASRAAARGGQVVGEVVSTMEQISAASRKISEIIVVIDSIAFQTNILALNAAVEAARAGEQGRGFAVVASEVRNLAQRSAQAAKEIKALIEDSAGTVNVGSRLVVDAGKVMDDVVSQVQSVSTMMSEITSASIEQSSGIGQIGDAVQQLDEVTQQNAALVEESAAAAASLKQQAAELDRLVAVFKVEG, translated from the coding sequence GTGAACATCTGGCGAAAGCTTTCCATTCAGCACAAGCTGATTCTGAGCATGACGAGCTGCCTGCTCGTCTTTGTCGCAATCACCAGCGGATTAAGCTTCTGCCTGATCGGGAACGCCGTGCGCGAGCGCGTGGTGCAGGACGAACTGCCCACCGCCCTGAACGGCATCCGCGCCGACGTGCAGCGCCAGCTCGCCGGGCCGATTACGGCGTCGCGATCCATGGCGGTCAACGCCTTTCTTCAGCAATGGGAAGCCGATGGAGAGCCCGAGGCCGGCACCGCCATCTGGAAGCGGTTGGCAGCCAACATGAAGGCGGACCAGAAGGCCGCGGGCGTGCAATGGGTGTCCGCGGTTACCGGCAACTACCTCACCGAAGCGGGCCTGCAGCGAAAGATTACCGGCCAGGATGGGTGGCTGCCGGCCTTTCTCGCCTCCGGCAAACCCTACGAAGTCAACATGGACCGCGATGTCAGCGTCGGCGGTTACATGATGTTCATCAACGCCCGTGTGGACGGGGCAAATGGTCCGATGGGCGTAACGGGCATGGCGCTGTCAGTGGACTCGCTGGCCCGGGGAATCGCGGGCTACAAGATCGGCGACACAGGATTCGCCTATCTGGTGCATCCCGACGGCGCGATCATGATGCACCGCGACTCCGCGCTGGTCGACGGCAAGCATTTCCTGAAAGACATGCCCGGGCTGCCGGGCGACGCCACGGCCGCGTTGCTTGCCGGCAAGCCCTACGCTTATCTGAGCTACGCGGCGCCGTCCGGACAGCGCTTCATCGCCACGTCGTTCATCCCGGAGCTGAATGCCTATGTCGTCGTCGAAGTGCCGCAGGCGCAACTGCTTGGTCCGGTGCAGAGCGCAGTCCGCACTGCCTCCCTGATTGCAGCCGTGGTGGGGTTGGGGGTGGCGCTGACGGTGATTCTGCTGGTCGGTCGCACCATTGCCGCACCGGTGCGGCGCGCGGCAAGCCTGTTGTCCGAGATTGCCAGCGGACGCGGCGATCTGACCCGCCGCATGACGCTCGAAAGCGAGGATGAGGTCGGCCAACTGGCCGACGCGTTCAACCGTTTCGTGGCGTCCATGGCCGCCCTCGTACTTCAGGTTCGGGCAGCCTCCAGCTCGATCGCCACGGGATCGACGCAAATTGCAATGGGCAACGCGGACCTCAGTCAGCGCACCGAGGAACAGGCCGCCAACCTGGAGCGGACCGCGGCATCAATGGAGGAAATCACCGCCGCGGTGAAGAACAACACCGACACCGCTCGCACCGCGGCCGGGATGGCGAGCAACGCATCCAGGGCCGCCGCGCGAGGCGGCCAGGTAGTCGGCGAAGTGGTTAGCACGATGGAACAGATCAGCGCCGCGTCACGAAAGATCTCCGAAATCATCGTGGTCATCGATAGCATCGCCTTTCAGACCAACATTCTCGCGCTCAATGCGGCGGTCGAGGCGGCGCGCGCCGGCGAGCAGGGGCGCGGGTTCGCGGTGGTGGCCTCGGAGGTTCGTAACCTCGCGCAGCGCAGCGCGCAGGCCGCCAAGGAGATCAAGGCGCTGATCGAAGATAGCGCGGGAACGGTGAACGTTGGCTCGCGCCTCGTCGTCGATGCCGGCAAGGTCATGGACGACGTCGTGTCGCAGGTTCAAAGCGTCAGCACGATGATGAGCGAGATCACGTCGGCCAGCATCGAGCAAAGCTCCGGCATTGGTCAGATTGGCGACGCCGTGCAGCAACTCGACGAGGTGACGCAGCAGAACGCGGCACTGGTCGAAGAGAGTGCCGCGGCCGCTGCGAGCCTGAAGCAGCAGGCGGCGGAACTGGACCGGTTGGTGGCTGTATTCAAAGTCGAGGGGTGA
- a CDS encoding S53 family peptidase: MKTIRPVRCTLTRATYVTAALAPLLLAGCGGSSDDSTASSSTNSAKLADTSSGTSSVSLSPLSSTVASTLMRPAFYTAPVALNSPSDIDSAAPSASANQAPAAQASTSAMAAVSLAQLTPQTIARYATRTARAASNSTQVTTYTPAQIRAAYQLPALPSSWSNPSASEAAQMGAGQTIYVIDAMSDPNVVNELAAFNQKFGLPGCTTTTIAPNASLPLAAPGNNACQFSVVNSTTSGAMTSNAPAYDSGWATEIALDVQWVHATVPLARIVLIQAPDASANSLIAAVNLANAMGPGVVSMSFGAPEGSWTSSVDSAFKHANMTYVAATGDNGTGVEWPSVSPNVLAVGGTHLNYDGTTKSETVWSSTGGGISQYTATPAYQNTSVPGLGTLTKRSVADVSFNADPFSGQYVAVITPDATAPSWYSVGGTSLSTPQWAGIVAVANAQRARNSLGALGLAQTQLYGNVSTDAGLYATAFYDVTSGNDGSCTSCSAHTGYDQPSGLGTPVAGSLLSTLGVSKAPPPVVSAATVKGTAGSALSFTVAGSSSDPLSWSLANAPQGMSIDSAGQVTWAKPVAGTYKVTVTAKDTVTGSTGSASANVTIVAASKPVVQAATIVGQTKQPLSYQVDVSAADPVRFSLSGAPSGMSISSAGVISWKAPAKGTYSVNVKATDTSNGQSGSATMSVRISPGATGPAISAAPISGVDGRAVSGVISIDDPGADNVKVDIKGAPSGMVFVESGPGFVAKWKHPVAGTYTVTLTAVDSAGLSSQANLVVTIGSR, encoded by the coding sequence ATGAAAACTATCCGACCGGTTCGTTGCACGCTCACGCGTGCCACCTATGTGACAGCAGCGCTCGCGCCGCTACTGCTGGCGGGATGCGGCGGTAGCAGTGACGATTCGACGGCGTCGAGCAGCACGAACTCCGCGAAGCTCGCGGACACCTCGTCAGGCACGAGTTCGGTGTCGTTGTCGCCGCTGTCGAGCACGGTGGCAAGCACGCTGATGAGGCCGGCGTTCTATACGGCCCCGGTGGCGTTGAACTCACCTTCCGACATCGACAGTGCGGCGCCTTCCGCGTCGGCCAATCAAGCTCCTGCCGCGCAAGCGTCGACGTCGGCAATGGCGGCCGTGTCGCTTGCACAGTTGACGCCACAAACGATTGCACGATATGCCACGAGGACGGCGCGAGCAGCGTCGAATTCAACGCAGGTGACGACGTATACGCCGGCGCAGATTCGCGCCGCCTATCAGTTGCCGGCGCTGCCGTCGTCGTGGAGCAATCCGAGCGCGAGCGAGGCCGCGCAAATGGGCGCGGGCCAGACGATCTACGTGATCGACGCGATGAGCGATCCGAACGTCGTCAACGAACTCGCGGCGTTCAACCAGAAGTTCGGTCTGCCGGGTTGCACGACGACCACCATCGCGCCGAACGCATCGCTGCCGCTCGCGGCCCCTGGCAACAACGCGTGTCAGTTCTCGGTCGTGAACTCGACGACCAGCGGCGCGATGACATCGAACGCGCCGGCGTACGACTCGGGCTGGGCCACCGAAATCGCGCTCGACGTGCAGTGGGTCCACGCCACCGTGCCGCTCGCGCGCATCGTGCTGATCCAGGCGCCGGATGCGTCGGCCAACAGCCTGATTGCGGCGGTCAACCTCGCGAACGCGATGGGGCCCGGCGTCGTGTCGATGAGCTTCGGCGCTCCCGAAGGCTCGTGGACCAGCTCGGTCGATTCGGCGTTCAAGCACGCGAATATGACCTACGTGGCCGCTACCGGCGATAACGGCACCGGCGTCGAATGGCCGTCCGTGTCGCCGAACGTGCTGGCCGTCGGCGGCACCCATCTGAACTACGACGGCACGACCAAAAGCGAAACGGTGTGGTCGAGTACCGGCGGCGGCATCAGTCAGTACACCGCGACACCGGCGTATCAGAACACGTCGGTACCTGGCCTCGGCACGCTGACGAAGCGCTCGGTTGCCGATGTGTCGTTCAACGCGGATCCGTTCAGCGGTCAGTACGTCGCGGTCATCACGCCCGACGCGACCGCGCCGAGCTGGTACAGCGTCGGCGGCACCAGTCTGTCGACGCCGCAATGGGCCGGCATCGTCGCCGTCGCCAATGCACAGCGGGCGCGCAACAGTCTCGGTGCACTCGGCCTCGCGCAGACGCAGTTGTACGGTAACGTGTCGACCGACGCGGGTCTGTACGCGACCGCGTTCTACGACGTCACGTCGGGCAACGACGGTTCCTGCACGAGCTGCTCGGCCCATACCGGCTACGATCAGCCGTCGGGCCTCGGCACACCGGTAGCCGGCAGCCTGCTGTCGACGCTCGGCGTGTCGAAGGCGCCGCCGCCGGTCGTGTCGGCCGCGACGGTCAAGGGCACGGCGGGCAGCGCACTGTCGTTCACAGTGGCGGGCAGCTCGTCGGACCCGCTCAGCTGGTCTCTCGCGAATGCGCCGCAGGGCATGAGCATCGATAGCGCCGGTCAGGTGACCTGGGCGAAGCCGGTCGCCGGCACTTACAAGGTGACCGTGACCGCGAAGGATACGGTCACCGGCTCGACGGGCAGCGCGAGTGCGAACGTGACCATCGTCGCGGCATCGAAGCCGGTTGTGCAGGCAGCGACGATCGTGGGCCAGACGAAACAGCCGCTCAGCTATCAGGTCGACGTCAGTGCGGCCGATCCGGTCAGGTTCTCGCTCAGCGGCGCGCCTTCGGGCATGTCGATCAGCAGCGCCGGTGTGATCAGCTGGAAAGCGCCGGCGAAAGGCACGTATAGCGTCAACGTCAAGGCGACCGACACCAGCAACGGCCAGTCCGGTTCGGCGACGATGAGCGTGCGGATCTCGCCCGGGGCAACGGGCCCCGCGATTTCGGCTGCGCCGATCAGCGGTGTCGACGGACGCGCGGTCAGCGGCGTGATCAGTATCGACGACCCGGGCGCGGACAATGTGAAGGTCGACATCAAGGGAGCGCCGTCGGGCATGGTGTTCGTTGAGAGCGGGCCGGGTTTCGTTGCTAAATGGAAGCACCCTGTCGCTGGAACCTACACGGTGACGCTGACGGCGGTCGATTCAGCGGGGCTCAGTTCGCAGGCGAATCTGGTGGTGACGATCGGCTCGCGCTGA
- the yddG gene encoding aromatic amino acid DMT transporter YddG, producing MKNRKQATLIGLIAVLLWASIVALIRGVSESLGATGGAAMIYTVASVLLFFTVGFPKLSEFPRRYLVWGSLLFIAYELCLALSIGYANNGRQAIEVGMVNYLWPTFTLICAIVFNRQKATLLVVPGFGLSMLGICWVLGGDRGFDLPGILANVRDNPLSYGLAFVGAVIWAAYCTVTARIANGKNGITLFFILVSAVLWAKYLAEGGGTMAFSFEAIVYLVLAASAMGFGYTAWNVGILHGNVTVLAGASYFIPVFSAAFAAALLHAPLSIQFWQGALMVCGGSILCWLATRKRQARTSVSIRVGESS from the coding sequence ATGAAAAACAGGAAACAGGCAACGCTTATCGGGCTCATCGCAGTCCTGTTGTGGGCTTCGATCGTTGCGCTGATCCGCGGCGTCAGCGAAAGCCTCGGCGCGACCGGTGGCGCGGCGATGATCTATACGGTGGCTTCGGTCCTGCTCTTTTTCACGGTTGGCTTCCCGAAGCTCAGCGAATTTCCGCGCCGCTATCTCGTGTGGGGGAGCTTGCTGTTCATCGCGTACGAACTGTGCCTCGCACTGTCGATCGGTTACGCCAACAACGGCAGACAAGCGATTGAAGTCGGCATGGTCAACTACCTGTGGCCGACCTTTACGCTGATCTGCGCGATCGTATTCAACCGGCAGAAGGCGACCTTGCTGGTCGTCCCCGGTTTCGGGCTGTCGATGCTCGGAATCTGCTGGGTGCTCGGCGGAGACCGCGGATTCGATTTGCCCGGAATACTGGCGAACGTCCGTGACAATCCGCTGAGCTACGGACTGGCGTTTGTCGGCGCGGTGATCTGGGCGGCCTATTGCACGGTGACTGCGCGCATCGCGAATGGCAAAAACGGCATCACGCTGTTCTTCATTCTGGTGAGTGCCGTGCTATGGGCAAAATATCTTGCCGAAGGCGGCGGCACGATGGCATTCAGTTTCGAGGCGATTGTCTATCTCGTGCTGGCCGCTTCCGCGATGGGTTTCGGCTACACGGCATGGAATGTCGGAATCCTGCATGGCAATGTCACCGTGCTCGCTGGCGCGTCGTATTTCATTCCCGTGTTTTCCGCGGCGTTCGCCGCGGCCCTGTTGCACGCGCCACTATCTATTCAGTTCTGGCAAGGTGCATTGATGGTCTGCGGCGGATCGATCCTTTGCTGGCTCGCAACGCGTAAGCGACAAGCACGCACCTCCGTGTCCATCCGGGTCGGCGAGAGTTCCTGA
- a CDS encoding aldehyde dehydrogenase: MSHLLSASEYASIAAELRLPTQAFIDGVFRPSTSGNTFPAINPATGKVLAEIAACNAADVDLAVANARIAFEDGRWRCLTPSHRKSILLKFADLLEQHAHELATMESLDSGKPIRECQNTDLPETIHTIRWHAEQIDKIYDHTAPVGSSALAIVVREPIGVVGLVLPWNFPLLMLAWKIGPSLASGCSIVVKPAKETTLTALRVAQLAYEAGVPAGVFNVVPGGGKEVGEPLGMHPDVDMVSFTGSTETGRRFLRYAADSNLKRVVLECGGKNPAVVLRDVDDLDAVAQHIVNGAFWNMGENCSASSRLIVHADIKDALLQRIGVHMREWKMGNPLDPEHRLGSMVSNAHFEKVRSYLEHASAERLHVAFGGDTKSGIFVEPTVVDGVDADSRLFQEEIFGPVLSVTTFTDISEAIALANDSVYGLAASVYTRDLNQAIRLSREIRAGVVTVNCFGEGDVTTPFGGYKQSGFGGRDKSIWAHDQYTEMKTIWIDVPASFT; the protein is encoded by the coding sequence ATGTCCCATCTGCTCAGTGCGTCAGAGTACGCGTCGATCGCCGCGGAACTGCGGCTGCCGACCCAGGCGTTCATCGACGGCGTGTTCCGGCCGTCGACTTCCGGCAATACATTTCCGGCGATCAACCCGGCCACAGGCAAAGTGCTCGCGGAAATCGCGGCGTGCAATGCCGCCGATGTGGATCTCGCCGTTGCGAACGCAAGGATCGCATTCGAGGACGGACGCTGGCGCTGCCTCACGCCTTCGCATCGAAAGTCCATTCTGTTGAAGTTCGCCGATCTGTTGGAACAGCACGCGCACGAACTCGCGACGATGGAAAGCCTCGACAGCGGCAAGCCGATTCGCGAATGCCAGAACACGGATTTGCCTGAAACCATTCATACGATTCGCTGGCACGCCGAACAGATCGACAAGATCTACGACCACACCGCTCCGGTGGGTTCGAGCGCACTTGCGATCGTTGTGCGCGAGCCGATCGGTGTCGTCGGCCTCGTGTTGCCGTGGAATTTTCCGCTGCTGATGCTCGCGTGGAAAATCGGACCGTCGCTCGCGTCCGGCTGCTCGATCGTCGTGAAGCCCGCGAAGGAAACCACGCTGACCGCCTTGCGTGTCGCGCAACTGGCCTACGAAGCCGGCGTACCGGCTGGTGTCTTCAACGTCGTGCCGGGCGGCGGAAAGGAAGTCGGCGAGCCGCTGGGCATGCATCCCGATGTCGATATGGTGAGCTTCACCGGCTCGACGGAAACCGGGCGGCGCTTCCTCCGCTATGCAGCCGATTCGAACCTGAAGCGCGTCGTGCTTGAGTGCGGTGGCAAGAACCCCGCAGTCGTGTTGCGTGACGTCGACGATCTCGATGCGGTTGCGCAGCACATCGTCAATGGCGCTTTCTGGAACATGGGCGAGAATTGCTCGGCATCCTCGCGCCTTATCGTCCATGCCGATATCAAGGACGCGCTGTTGCAGCGTATCGGCGTGCACATGCGCGAATGGAAAATGGGCAATCCACTCGATCCGGAGCATCGGCTCGGCTCGATGGTGAGCAACGCACATTTCGAAAAGGTGCGCTCGTATCTCGAGCATGCCAGCGCGGAACGCCTGCACGTTGCATTCGGCGGCGACACGAAGAGCGGCATTTTCGTCGAGCCGACCGTGGTGGACGGCGTAGATGCTGATAGCCGATTGTTCCAGGAAGAGATATTCGGTCCGGTCCTTTCGGTGACGACCTTCACCGACATCAGCGAGGCAATCGCGCTGGCAAACGACTCCGTCTACGGACTCGCGGCCTCCGTCTATACCCGCGATCTGAATCAGGCCATTCGCCTGTCGCGGGAAATTCGCGCGGGGGTCGTCACCGTCAACTGTTTCGGCGAGGGCGACGTCACGACGCCGTTCGGCGGCTACAAGCAGTCGGGCTTCGGCGGCCGCGACAAATCCATCTGGGCGCACGATCAATACACCGAGATGAAAACCATCTGGATTGATGTCCCGGCGAGTTTCACGTAG
- a CDS encoding dihydrodipicolinate synthase family protein: MKFEGIYTPAITPLNAEGQIDRAAFADVLESLIAAGVHGIIIGGSTGEYYAQSAQERFDLGAWAKEVIGSRTQLVIGTGAVRTEDSIEYAKAAKEINADAILVGSPPYALPTQQENAAHALAIDRAANLPIMLYNYPGRMSVSMGREFFDTVLKASKNFVAIKESSGQTAQLHMLAREFPSLDVSCGWDDQALEFFAWGARSWVCAGSNFLPAEHIALYEACAVDKDFDKGRRIMSAMLPLMDFLEEGKFVQSIKYGCEIAGLRAGGVRAPLQGLDAQEKGRLRSVVAELKREVASVTGSDA, from the coding sequence ATGAAGTTTGAAGGCATCTATACCCCAGCCATCACGCCGTTGAATGCCGAAGGTCAAATCGACAGGGCGGCATTTGCCGATGTACTCGAATCGCTGATCGCAGCGGGGGTTCACGGCATCATCATCGGTGGCTCGACTGGCGAGTACTACGCGCAGAGCGCGCAGGAGCGTTTCGATCTGGGCGCATGGGCGAAGGAAGTGATCGGCTCGCGTACGCAGTTGGTCATCGGCACCGGCGCTGTTCGCACCGAGGATTCAATCGAATACGCGAAGGCGGCCAAGGAGATCAACGCGGATGCGATTCTAGTCGGCTCTCCCCCGTATGCGCTGCCCACGCAGCAGGAAAACGCCGCACACGCACTCGCGATCGATCGCGCCGCCAATCTGCCGATCATGCTCTACAACTACCCTGGTCGCATGAGCGTCTCGATGGGTCGCGAATTCTTCGATACGGTGCTGAAGGCGTCAAAGAACTTCGTGGCGATCAAGGAAAGCTCCGGCCAGACGGCGCAACTGCATATGCTCGCGCGCGAATTCCCGAGCCTCGACGTGTCGTGCGGCTGGGACGATCAGGCGCTGGAGTTCTTCGCGTGGGGCGCGCGCAGCTGGGTGTGCGCAGGCTCGAATTTCCTTCCCGCCGAGCACATTGCGTTGTACGAGGCTTGCGCCGTCGACAAGGACTTCGATAAGGGCCGCCGCATCATGTCCGCGATGCTGCCGCTGATGGATTTCCTCGAAGAGGGCAAATTCGTTCAGTCGATCAAGTATGGCTGCGAGATTGCAGGCCTTCGCGCAGGCGGTGTGCGCGCTCCGCTGCAAGGACTGGACGCGCAGGAGAAAGGCCGACTGCGCAGCGTCGTCGCCGAGCTTAAACGTGAAGTCGCATCGGTTACGGGGAGCGACGCCTGA
- a CDS encoding MFS transporter: MSKNHVTIEDVPLNGFHQLLTIRSSGGWLMDGYVLSIIGVAMVQFSAALKLSSFWEGMVAASALIGIFFGGFLGGWLSDRLGRQKPYFFGPVIFFICSLAQFWVQSGEALFVLRFLIGIGVGIEYPVAGSLLVEFMPRKYRGPRLAMLTIIWFLGAALAYIVGNVILGFAGPDAWRWVLASPAVIGIALFVVRIGTPESPRWLLSKGRATEAEAVIRKVYGPSFSLKNLPEEQTGKKISLWALLHSGYGKRMLFVSVFWSCSVIPVFAVYSFAPRVLEALNLTGKWESLGSVAITLLFVVGCIIATRIINELGRRAMVIHSFLWSGLALLALGACSNGPALVILVLFGAYAVLIGGAQVLQLVYPNEIFPTDIRAFAVGMGASLSRIGAAIGTWLVPIALQTVGIGNTMYAAAAVSFVGLAASLALAPETRSLSLQEAASLNH, translated from the coding sequence ATGTCGAAGAATCACGTGACCATCGAGGACGTGCCGCTCAATGGCTTTCACCAGCTGCTGACCATTCGCTCGAGCGGCGGCTGGCTGATGGACGGCTACGTGCTCAGCATTATCGGCGTGGCGATGGTGCAGTTTTCCGCCGCTCTGAAACTCAGCAGCTTCTGGGAGGGCATGGTCGCCGCTTCGGCGCTGATCGGTATTTTCTTTGGCGGGTTCCTCGGCGGCTGGCTGTCGGATCGGCTGGGGCGTCAAAAGCCCTACTTCTTCGGGCCGGTTATTTTCTTTATCTGTTCCCTCGCGCAGTTCTGGGTCCAATCGGGTGAAGCGCTATTCGTTCTGCGATTCCTGATCGGTATCGGCGTGGGGATCGAGTATCCGGTCGCGGGTTCGCTGCTCGTCGAATTCATGCCCCGCAAGTACCGTGGACCGCGCCTCGCGATGCTGACCATCATCTGGTTCCTTGGCGCCGCACTCGCTTATATCGTCGGCAACGTGATCCTGGGCTTCGCCGGGCCCGACGCGTGGCGCTGGGTGCTGGCTAGCCCGGCGGTCATCGGTATCGCGCTGTTCGTCGTGCGGATCGGCACCCCGGAATCGCCGCGCTGGCTGCTGAGCAAAGGCCGCGCCACCGAAGCCGAAGCGGTCATCAGGAAAGTCTACGGTCCGTCGTTCTCGCTTAAGAACCTGCCGGAAGAGCAAACCGGAAAGAAGATCTCGCTGTGGGCGCTGCTGCATTCGGGCTATGGCAAACGCATGTTGTTCGTTTCGGTGTTCTGGAGTTGCTCGGTGATTCCGGTGTTCGCGGTCTACTCGTTCGCACCGCGTGTGCTGGAAGCACTCAATCTGACCGGAAAGTGGGAGTCGCTCGGCTCGGTTGCCATTACGTTGCTGTTCGTCGTCGGTTGCATCATCGCGACGCGCATCATCAATGAACTTGGCCGTCGCGCGATGGTGATCCACAGCTTCCTGTGGTCGGGCCTCGCACTGCTCGCACTCGGCGCATGCTCGAACGGCCCCGCGCTGGTGATTCTGGTTCTGTTCGGCGCTTACGCTGTGCTTATCGGCGGTGCGCAGGTGCTGCAACTCGTCTATCCGAACGAGATCTTTCCGACCGACATCCGTGCATTTGCCGTTGGCATGGGCGCGTCGCTGTCGCGAATCGGCGCGGCCATCGGCACATGGCTGGTCCCGATCGCGCTGCAAACCGTCGGTATCGGCAACACCATGTATGCAGCGGCGGCCGTCTCTTTCGTCGGTCTCGCGGCGTCACTCGCTCTCGCACCCGAAACGCGCTCGCTGAGCCTGCAGGAAGCGGCCTCGCTGAATCATTGA